Part of the Caldalkalibacillus thermarum genome, ACTTAATGTAGAAAAAGAGCAGGCCGAGAAGCTTGTACGTCGTTACGGCAGTAACATTAGGCATATTATCGGCTATTTGAAGCGTATGGGGGTTCAAGAGCCAGAAGTCGTGGTGTTAGATCCGGCAGAAGGGAAGCAGAAAATTGACCCAGTGCTTAAAGCCGAATTATGCTACTGCGTGCAACACGAAATGACGGTCTATGCTGAGGATTATCTGATCCGGCGCACAGGAGCTGCTTATTTCGATAAAGATACCTATGTTGCCCTTTATCCCGTAGTTAATGAATTGCTGAACTCGCCATCTCTTTCTTGCCAAGTCATAAGCTAGTAAGCGGGCCCAGTATCAAGGCCCGCTTATTTTACAGATGAAAACTTTAATCTGTGGTCATGGTGCCGCTTGCTGAACCTGTCTTCCCTGTGAACACAATAGAGAGGATATGAAATATTATGGCGAAAAAACAAATAATCTAACGAAAATGTTTGAAGAATGTCGGTCTTGACAAAATTAACCGGAAAAAAACGCTTGCAAAATGACTAACTATCCATTATAGTTGTTTATGTCAAATGTACACAAAATTAAAAACAAGATTAGGGGGTAATTGAATGAAATTTAATCGCAAATGGCTGTGGCTTGCTGTCCTGGTCCTCACTGTAGGGACGGTGTTGGCTGCCTGTGGCGGCGGTGAAGAGCCCGCTCCTGAAGATACGGAGGGACAGGGAGAAGGGCAAGCCGCTGAAACTCCCGCAGCCGGTGGGGATTTGAAAATTGCAGTGATGTCTGATGCTGTGTCTTTGGACCCGCATGGATCCAATGACAACCCATCTAGTAATGTAACTAGCCAAATCTATGAAACGTTGTTCGTCCGGGACAAAAACGGGGAAATTCAACCCTGGCTTGCTGAAAGCTATGAACAAGTAGATGACGTGACCTGGCATTTTAAATTGCGTGAAGGCATCACTTTCAGCGACGGCACTCCGTTTAATGCCGAAGCGGTAAAAGTCAACCTGGAGCGTATCCTTGACCCTGAATTGGGTTCTCCGCGTGCCTTCATTTTCGACGGCTGGCTGGAAGAAGTCAATGTGCTCGATGAGTACACTGTTGAAATCAAAACCGCCTATCCATTCTCTCCGATTCTGGCTCACTTTACCCACTCTGCCGGACAAATGATCAGCCCGGCTGCTATTGAGGCTGAGCAAAACGGGGAAACAACGATTGCTACTAACCCGGTTGGCACAGGTCCGTTTGTGCTGGAAAGATGGGAATCTGGCCAGGAAATCGTCTTAAAGCGTAATGAGAACTATTGGGGTGAGCCGCCTAAAGTGGACACGGTGACCTTTACCGTTGTGCCAGAAGATTCCACCCGTCTGGCTATGCTGGAAACTGGAGAGGTGCATATTGTTGAGCCTGTACAGCCCAATGATGTGGCTCGGGTGGAAAGTTCTTCCAATATGGAACTTTATCGGACTGACAGTGTCAGCTTAACCTACATCAGCTTTAATACTCAAAAGGAACCATTCAACGACGTGCGCGTGCGTCAAGCCATCTCTATGGCCATTAACAAAGAAGAAATCATCGAAGGCGTCGTTAATGGTATTGGTATTCCTGCTGCTGGCCCGTTGGCTCCCACTGTCTTCGGCTATCATGAAGGGTTAGAGCAGCTTGAGTATAACCCTGAAAAAGCAAAAGAGCTGTTGGCTGAAGCTGGCTATCCAGACGGATTTAAAACCACGATTTGGACCAACGATAACCAAATCAGGGTAGACATCGCTGAAGTTGTTCAAGCCCAATTGAAAGAAGTTGGCATTGAAGTGGACATTGAGGTGCTGGAATGGGGCGCTTACCTGGAAAAAACGGCTAACGGTGAACATGACATGTTTATCCTTGGCTGGGTCACTGTAACAGCTGATGCTGACTACGGCACCTATGCCTTGTTCCACAGCAACAACCACGGGGATCCTGGTAACCGATCCTTCTATACCAATGAAGAAGTAGATGCGATGCTTGATCAAGCCCGCCAGGAAACGGATGAGGCTACCCGCTTAGAGCTGTATAAACAAATTCAGGAGTACCTGGTTGATGAAGCCCCGATGATCTACCTCTATCATCCAGAATATCTGATCGGCTTATCACCCAAGGTGAACGGCTTCTGGTATTCTCCTGATGGCATTATGCATCTGAGAGAAGTATCTATTGAAGAATAATGGTTAGACAAGTGGATAGCACACAGGTGTAAACCCACTATTGTAGAGATAAAAAGGGTTGTATCTTGTCCAAGTGCAACCCTTTTTATCATGTGTTTTTATCATGTATACTAGGATTTCGAGCGTCAAATGTGATGAAGAAAGGGTGAACACACATGACTCAACCAGATGCCAGTCAGACAAACAGCACAGCAGCCCCAGGCCCTACTTCTCCCCCTAAAGTTGGACAAACTCCCTTTAAAAACTGGAAACTCTTCTACAAAAAGCTGAGCAAAAATAAAGCGGCCATGGCTGGCGGCATATTAATTGTCATTTTAGTTATTATTGCCTTATTCCCGTCATTGTTTGCCACCCATGACCCTTTGGCTCAAAATTTGCAAAATAAGTTGGCCAAACCTTCCTCAGAGCATTGGCTGGGTACTGATCACCTGGGCCGGGATATTTACAGCCGGATTATTTATGGCACCCAAATTACCTTGTACGTGGGCTTTGTTTCTGTGCTGATCGGCGCCTTTTTCGGTGTCCTTCTAGGCATTATTTCCGGATATTATGGTGGCTGGATTGACGCATTGATTATGCGAATCATGGATGTTTTGCTGGCTTTTCCAGGCATCCTTTTGGCGTTGGCCATTGTCAGTGCACTAGGGCCCGATATGATCAACGTCATTATTGCTGTGGCCATTTTTGCAGTGCCCACTTTTGCCCGTATTGTCCGGGGCTCCACATTGGCCGTGCGCAAGATGGAGTACATTGAGGCCATCCGTGCGCTGGGAGCAAGGGATGGGAAAATTATTTTTCAACATATTTTGCCCAATGTCATGTCGCCGATCATCGTTCAAGGGACTCTGTATATTGCCTCAGCCATTTTGATTGCCAGCGGTTTGTCTTTCCTTGGATTGGGAGCCCAGCCACCCACACCTGAATGGGGAGCCATGCTGGCCGGCGGAAGAAACTATATTTGGGATGCCCCCCATGTCTCCCTGTACCCGGGAATTGCCATAGTTGTTAGTGTGCTGGCCTTTAACTTGTTAGGCGATGGCTTGAGAGATGCCCTTGATCCCAGAATGAAAAACTAGATGACGAGGTGTACACAATGTTAGTCTATATTGTCCGCAGGATCCTGCAAACCATTCCGGTTTTGATGGGCGTTGTGTTGGTGGTTTTGCTCTTGATGCATCTCATTCCGGGCGACCCCGCTCAGATTATTGCCGGGGAAAGTGCTTCTCCAGAGCGGGTAGAGCAGATGAGGGAGCGTTTGGGCTTAAATGACCCCTTACACATTCAATACCTGAAATATTTAGGTAATGCCGTTCGGGGGGATTTGGGTGAATCCATCCGTTCCGGTCGTCCCGTGACTGAGGAAATTTTTAACTCACGGTTCAGAACCACGGTTGAACTGGCTGTTATCGGTACGCTGCTCAGCATTTTTATCGGTCTTATTGCTGGTATTATCTCAGCTGTTAAACGTTATTCAGTATGGGATGTCAGCGTTATGCTCATCGCCTTATTTGGATTATCCATGCCTAACTTCTGGCTGGGAATTATGCTCATTCTTTGGTTTAGTGTGAATCTGGGCTGGTTCCCTGTTGCTGGATGGGGGACATGGCAGCATATGGTCTTACCCGCCATTACCCTGGGAACGGCTGGTGCGGCTATAATTGCCCGTATGACCCGTTCCAGTATGCTAGAAGTGATCAACCAGGATTATATTCGTACGGCCCGGGCCAAAGGGGTAAAAGAGGCGGTTGTGATTTATAAACACGCTTTGCGCAATGCCCTTATTCCGGTCGTAACCGTTGTTGGCTTGCAGTTTGGTTCCCTGTTGGGAGGAGCAGTGTTAACCGAGGTCGTGTTTGCCATTAATGGTATGGGGCGTCTCATCGTAGATGCAATCTATGCCCGGGACTTTCCAGTTGTTCAAGGTACAGTTCTGGTTGCTTCCGTGTTGTTTGTTTTGGTCAACCTGCTGGTGGACATATCCTACCGACTGCTTAATAAACGGGTGGAATTGAACTAGGAAGGACGGTGAACAGGGATGGGCGTCAAAAGCGGAACCCCCATTCTGGAAGTGAAAAATCTCAAGACCTCTTTTTTTACTGAGGAAGGAGAAGTGAAAGCGGTCGACGGGGTCAGCTTCTCAATAGAAAAAGGAAAAACATTGGGGATCGTCGGGGAATCGGGATGTGGTAAGAGTATTACCTCTTTGTCCATTATGCGCCTCTTGCCCCAGCCGGCAGGTAAAATTGTAGGTGGAGAAATCTGGTTTAAAGGAGAAAATCTGCTGGAGAAATCGGATAAGGAATTCCGTCACATTCGTGGAAAGCATATCTCCATGATCTTTCAGGAGCCAATGACCTCCCTTAATCCTGTGTTTACCGTGGGAGACCAGATTGCTGAGACGATCCGTATCCACGAAAAGAAAAGCAAAAAAGAGGCCTGGGAGAAAGCGGTCGAGATGCTGAAGCTGGTGGGCATCCCTTCTCCAGAAAAACGGGCCAGGCAATATCCCTTTGAATTGTCCGGGGGGATGCGCCAGCGGGTGATGATTGCCATCGCCTTGGCTTGCAGCCCGGAGCTTTTGATCGCGGATGAGCCCACCACGGCACTGGACGTCACCATTCAGGCGCAAATCCTGGAGCTGATAAAAAAGCTGCAGGAAGAGCTGGGAACGACCATTATCATGATTACCCATGACCTTGGGGTTGTGGCCGAGATGTGCGATAAAGTGGCTGTTATGTACGCGGGTAAAGTGGTGGAGTATGCGGATGTCTACACCCTGTTTGAAAATCCGAAACATCCGTACACTATGGGTTTGTTAGAGTCACTGCCCCGCCATGACGAAGACCAGGAAGAGCTGGCCGTCATCAAAGGCTCAGTGCCGAGTCCGTTTAACATGCCCAAGGGCTGCCGTTTTGCACCCCGCTGTCCCCATGCCAAACCGATGTGTTTCGATCATCTGCCCGAACTTCAAACCATGGAGGACGGCAACCAGGTTCGCTGCTGGATCTATACGGACAAGTGGGATGAACAGAAGGAGGTGGCCACAAAATGAGTAAAGCCCCGCTGCTTCAAGTGGAGAATCTGAAACAATATTTCCCGATTAAAGGTGGTATATTCGGACGCACCATTAATTACGTCAAAGCGGTGGATGATATCAGCTTCCACGTCAATGAGGGTGAAACGGTCAGTGTCGTTGGCGAATCGGGGTGCGGCAAATCAACTACGGGGCGTGCCATCCTCCGTTTGGAAGAGCCCACCGCAGGGAGAGTGATTTTTCAAGGACAAGATTTGCTTAAATTAAGCAAGACGGAGATGCGTAAAAAACGCAAGGATTTGCAGATCATTTTCCAAGACCCATTTGCTTCCCTTAACCCAAGGCAGACAGTGCGTCAAATTTTGGAAGAAGCTTTGGCTATTCAAAATGTGGTCCCGCGCAACCAGCGGCGCCAGCGTGTCATTGAGTTACTGGAAATGGTAGGCTTAAATGCAGATCAGGCCGACCGTTATCCCCATGAATTTAGCGGTGGCCAGAGACAACGAATCGGCATTGCCCGCGCCTTGTCTGTTGAACCCAAACTGGTGATCTGTGATGAAGCTGTCTCGGCCTTGGACGTGTCCGTTCAGGCTCAGGTGCTCAATCTGTTAAAAAAATTGCAGCGTGAATTTAATTTGACCTATCTGTTTATTTCCCATGATATGGGTGTAGTCCGTCATATCTCAGACCGGATTATTGTGATGTACCTGGGTAAAATCGTAGAAATGGGAGATAAGCAATCACTCTTTGAAAACCCGCAGCATCCCTATACCCGGGCGCTGTTATCTGCCATTCCGGTGGCTGATCCGAGACGGAAGAAAGAGCGGATCATTCTTAAGGGCGATGTGCCCTCACCGATTGATCCCCCTCAAGGCTGCCGCTTCCACACCCGCTGTCCCTTTGTGATGGACCGCTGTAAAACGGAGGCGCCGCCGATGCATAAACTGGGCCCGCAGCATGAGGCTGCCTGTCATCTGCTGGAGGAAGGCCCGGTCGATTACAGCCAATTGCTGAAAGAGATCAAGATTTCCTAACCTGTGCTCATCTCAAGGGATGTTAAGTATCTCAAGGGATGTTAAGTAATGATATGATAGATCATGACAATGATCAACGGCCGCAGTTCCGTTGCTATACGGAGTTGCGGCTTATTTTTCACTTTACAGTTGATGACTTGTCAAGCTGGGAAAAATAAGAAACAATAAGGATAGTACTGAAGGGAAAGGTTGGTAGAGCATGCGTCCTCTTTTGCAAGTCGAGCACGTCACAGGCGGGTATACGGCAACGAAACCCGTCATACATGACATCAGTTTTGACATTAATGCAGGAGAAATTGTCTCGCTTATTGGACTGAACGGTGCCGGAAAAAGCACCACCATTAAGCATATCCTGGGACTTCTCTCGCCTCATGAGGGCTCCATTATGATTGATGGCTGTAGCTTCAAGGATGATCCAGACCGTTACCGCTCTTTGTACAGCTATATCCCTGAATCCCCTGTTTATTATGAGGAACTGAACTTGTGGGAACATCTGGAACTGGCGGCGATGGCGTATGGCCTGGACCGGTTGACCTTTGAAAAGCGGGCTGAACATTTATTGCAAGAGTTTCGCATGGAGAAAAAGAAGCATCAATTTCCCGCTCAGTTCTCCAAGGGGATGAAACAAAAGTTGATGATTATGATGGCCTTTCTGGTACAACCCAAACTGTATATTGTGGACGAGCCTCTCCTGGGGCTTGACCCGCTGGGCATCCGCTCTTTGCTGGAATGGCTGGTGGCTTGCAAGGAAAAAGGGGCGGGGATTTTAATGTCGACCCATATTTTAGCCACCGCTGAACGTTACTGTGACCGTTTTGTCATTATCCATGAGGGGCGCATCCGTGCCAAGGGCACCCTTGAGGAATTGCGCCAGATGAGCGGGATGCCTGCAGCCAGCCTGGATGATATTTATCTTACACTGACTGAGGTTGATGAAAGATGAAGAAAGCAGTCACTCAAGCTTCAAAACGTACCAGTACTGCCTCTGGTGCTGACCAGAACGAGCGCATGTTTCTGGATGTGGAGCAATTAGCCAGGAATCGGATTCAAGAATTTGTGACCGAAGCGGTTCGTTATTGGCAGCTGATTGCCTCGAGCGGTTTGCTGTTTACTGTGGTCGTGCTCTTAATTATCGGCATGATTTATTATGATCAGATTGTAGCTTGGATCCCGGACTGGATGCCCATGGGCTTCATTTATGCCGTTGTGTTTTGCTGGCTTGTTGCTCGGGCTCCCCAGCGTCATTTTTTGCATGAGGCCGATCTGATTTTTCTCACCCCTGTGGAGAGCCGGATGGACGATTATTTCCGGCACACATACCGCTATAACCTCATGTTACAAAGCGCTGCTGTCGTCGTTACATCAATCTTGCTTTACCCCTTTTGGCGGGATACGGTAGCCGCGGCAGAGCAGCCGGTCTGGGTCTATTTTTTGATCCCCTTGGTTTTAAAAGGGTGGAATTTTTCTTCCCATTGGAACATGTTGCGTCATATGGACGAACGTAAAGTGGAGATTCACCGGGGATTAAGAATCTTGTTCAGCTTTATTTTCCTGTTATGGTGGTTTTACCAGGGGCCTGCTTGGCTGTTGCCAATGCTGGTCTTGCCGCTAGTGGCCTTTTTCTTATATGAGCGGAAAGTGGTCCGTTCCCATGGTTACCGCTGGATGCGTCTGTTGGAGCTGGAACGGAAACAGCTCAGCCGGTTTTATGCTTTCTGTCAGGCTTTTGTGGATGTGCCGCACATGGGAACTCGTGTCCGCAAACGGCCCTGGCTCAGCTATGTGACGGCCTTACTGCCCTTTAACAGGACTTCTGTCTATCGCTACTTATATCTCAAGACGTTTATCCGTGCCCAAGATTATTTGGGGATTTATGTCCGTTTGACTCTCATCGGGACAGTGATGATTTATGTGCTGAACGAAGTATGGGTGAAGGGGCTCGTTTATCTTTTGTTTCTGTTTGTAGCAGCGACTCAGTTGCAGGCGGTATGGACACATCATCAACAGCAGTTTTGGCACCAGCTGTTTCCCCTTTCCCACAGAGAGCAAAGGGACAGCTTCGTGTGGATGTGCCGGGTCGTGCTGGGGATGCAGGCACTCGTCATGTTTATGCCGATTCTTGTGTCCGGCTCTCTGATCTCTGTTCAGCTCATGATTTTAGCGGCAGCAACAGCTTTTATATACTTCTTCACACGGAGAATCGGCATGAGAATAAGTGCCCTTTAAGATGAAACAAAATAATTAAAACAAAAAAAAAGAGGCCTTGTCCCAGGCCTAATCTCAAAAGGTGAAGGTATGAGTAAACAATTGAGGTGATACACATCATTCCATGGTTAACCAACATTAAGCGCTGCGAATTGCTGTTAGGATTGCCATACCCATCCGCCTTCAGTTTGAACCAATACCCCTCTTTGTTCAACCTGACATTCAGGACAGGTATCCGTATAGGAATCGTATAGCTCATGAAACTCTTTGTGGCAATGGGGACATATTTTTGCCGAATTGTAGCGCTCAAACTTGATCATGGTTTCTCTCCTCTCCCTCCCAAGGTGTTAAATTTGTTGTTGTTTTTATTATATGTGTTATAACACAAAAGTTCAATATTAATTTTTGATATATAACAGATTTTTTGTAAAAAAGTGCTTCTGGCCAGCAAAAAGGAGACCTGCAGTACAGATCTCCTTCTTGCCAAATGAAGATGTCTTTACTTTTTCAGCGGTTGCCATGACCAGTATGTAAGGGAGCGCCACAACCACTCTGCCGGGCCATAACGGAAATGGCCTAACCATATGCGGCTAAAGCATACTTGCAACGGATAGAGGACGGCGGCGATGATCACCCACCAGACAGGGGCCACCTGATTATACAGGCCCAACCCATAGTTATAAAACAGGAGCGTACAGATGATAGACTGCAGCAAGTAATTGGTGAGCGCCATGCGGCCCACGGGAGCCAGGTAAGCCAGACGCCGTTGCCATCTTTGGCGGCGACAGAGCTGTAGCAGCGAGGTGATGTAGAAGAAACACAATCCAGGTCCGGCCACACACACACTGACAAAATGGAGCCATTGATAGAGGGTTAACCCGGTGTGTAGCATCTGTTGGTGACTGTAGACCTGCAACAGGGCAGCAGGTACACCAATACACAGACTTAACAGGCGGATGCGCCGGAACAGTGTTTCATGTTGATGCAGCTGTTGGTAGAACCGCCGTTTGCCCACATAAAGGCCTGTTAAAAACATGGCCAAAACAAGGGGAGCAACGAAAATGGAGTTGATGGCCATAAACAGATAATCAAACATACGCTGGGCCGTAATTTCCAGAAAGGTTCCGCTCCCGTAAGCAGCAATGGAGCGCTCAATATAGTGGTAAGCCGATTGCTCCCACTGGGGGTCACTAAATTCACCGCCAAAACCTGGAGCCAAGAGCAAGGTCACCACAACCACGGGCACTGCCCACAAACCCACGGCCCAAGCCAGAAGGGTTTTGGGAGAAGAGCGACGGAAAAACAGAAGGATAAAACTAAGAACCGAATAAAGCATGAGAATATCGCCGGCCCAAATGAAAAAGGCATGGATCATGCCAATTATGAAGAGCACCACCAATCTGCGGGTAAACAGGGGCAAAACCGAATAACCTTTGGCCTCTGCTCTCTCCATAAACAGGACAAAGCCTAAACCAAATAAGAAAGAAAACATGGTAAAAAATTTGGCTTCAGCAAAAAACTGAATGCCCCACAGCGCCAATTTATCCCCCAGACTTTCCCACTCATCTATTCCTGCCATTTGAATATAAACCACCGGCGAAGCGAAAAAAGCCATGTTGGCCAATAAAATCCCTAACAGGGCGAATCCGCGTATCTGATCCAATACTTCCAGGCGTTCCTGAGGTGAGGTGGGGTGGAGAGACATCTCTTGGTTCTCAACTCCTTGACGGGTCTACATGCAAAAGGAGAATGGTTGTCAACCACTCTCCTGTCATCATTTTTTAGTAGAGGCAAAAAAGTGACGTTATTTTCCAGCGGGTGGTGAAGAAGGTCTAATACTTACTGTCTGGATGGTGCTCAATACCCAAAAATTCCTCGATTCTCTTGGTCAGCTCCTGTGCGGTACTGGCCAGGTCGTAGTTGGGGATGGAGATGTCACACTTATCTTTATAGGCCATAATTTCTTCATAGTGGCTTAAGTGACGCTTAATCGTTTCGGGATCATCCCCCCGCTCAATTTGCCGTTGAATGACAGTGTCCCGGTCGGCATAAACAAAAATGGTTAAGGTTTTGGTAAATTCCCTTTTGAAAATTTCACATCCCTCTGGGCTTAAAATAGCAATTAAACTGCCCGCTTTTTCTAATAGATCTTGGCAATCTTGTTTGCGGATTCCGTAGTAGAAGCCGTCCATTTGAACCACTTCAATAAACTCACCAGCCCCTTGCATCTCTTTGAACGTATCTTCAGTTACAAAGTTGTATTCTTTGCCATCTGTTTCACGGGGAAGTTTAGGGCGGGTGGTATAGGAGGTGACCATTGGTATATGCAGCGTGACACCGATTGCATTAGCCAAAGTAAATCGTCCTGATCCGTCGGGTCCAACAAATAACAACGCTCTTCCTTCTAAGGGCATATGATCTCCTCCAATCAAGATGAATCATAAAAATTCTGACACTATCGTTCTAAGTATACCATTCTTTTAGCAAAAAAGATAGCCTTAAAGGAAAGATATGGGGATTTTTACGTTGATTTGTTATGATGATAAAAAGGGAGATGAACGGTGAGGAGAGATAGGCATGCAGATGGATGATGAGCATAACAAGGGTAAAAAAGGAGGAGCCTCCTCATGAAGACAAATAAATATTCATTTAAAACAGAAACAAGGGATACCAAACGCCTCTTTATCGCTCTGCCCCTCCCTTATGCAGTGCGCCAACATCTTAAGGAAAGGGCCAGTCAGTGCAAAAGACAATGGCCATTTAAAAAATGGGTGCATGTTGAGGATTATCATCTCACGCTCAAGTTTTTGGGCGACACGACCCTGACACGTCTACCGCGGCTGAACCGCTCCCTTGCTGAGATTGCCTCATGCTTTTCTCCCTTTAAATTGTCCCTGGAAAATCTGGGTGTCTTTGGTGATCCAAGCCGTCCGCGCATTCTGTGGATTGGTGTTCAGGGAGAGCTTGACGTGCTCAATAACTTGCAACACAAGGTCGAAGAGGAAATGGCCAAGCTGGGTTATCCTGCTGACAACAGGCCCTACCGCCCCCATGTGACCCTGGCCCGAACATACAGGGGAAAGCAAACATTTGATATTCGCTCCCTTAACCAGGGTGTTCAGCTGAACAGCGATAAAATCACTTGGCAGGTTAAAGAGGTGGTACTATATGAAAGCCGCGCGGATCTTCTACCGATGTATAAGCCACAGTTAATAGTTCAGTTGGGGCATAAGTTTGGGAACTATTACAGTCAATAATATTTTGCTATTTTGTCAAAAGATATTCACAAATACAATGGCCCATGTTATAATTTAGATAAAACTTTTGAATACGTATACAAAAAATTAACCAAGCACTTCGACTGACGCTAGAAAGAGGACAGATCATGGTCTCATCTAAATTGGTAGCAAAACTAGCCGGGGTTTCCCAGGCTACGGTCTCCCGGGTCATTAATGGCTCGCCCCATGTGCGCAAGGAGACCCGCGAAAAAGTGGAGCGGGCCATGAAGGAACTGGGTTACCGTCCCAATATGATCGCCCGCAGTTTGGTCTTGAATCGAACAAAAACACTGGCCTTGATATCCGGGGGATTGGAAAATCCTTTCTATTCTGAGGTGGCGACTGCTATCATTAACACGGCGACCGTTAAAGGCTACAACACACTGGTCTATTTTGAACAATCCCATGGCATGGATGAGATTATTGATGAGGTATTAAGCCATCATGTCGAAGGAATCATTATTTCTTCTATCAATCTACAACACCCCATTTATGATACGTTGGAACAATCCGGAATCCCGTTTATTATGATTAACCGCAAGCACCAAAAAGAGGGCCATTACGTGGTGTTGGACAACCATACTGCCGGACGTTTGGCTATGGAACATCTGGTTCAGCTTGGGCACCAACGGATTGGGATGGTGCTGGGACCTGCTAATATTTCTACTTTTCTTGAACGCAAAGAAGGGGCACTACAAGTTTTAGAGGAAAACGGCATCAAGTTTAATCCTGCATATTTACAAGAAGTGAATTTAACCGCACAGGACATCAAATCTGCTGTAACTGAACTAGTGTATCTTGCCAATCCGCCCACTGCGCTTTTGTGCGGCACAGATCACATAGCGCTTATAGCCATGGATATACTGTTAAGTATGAATCTACGTATTCCCGACGATATCAGTGTCATCGGTTTTGATGATATTGCCTTGGCTGGCCATCAAGCCATACAATTGACTAGTGTGGCGCATAACATTGAACAGATGGGGGAATTGGGGGTTAATCTGTTAGTTAATTTAATTGAGGAAGAAAATAATACTTCAGCTTATAAACAGATTCAGCTTAAACCTCACTTGGTGATTCGTAATACCACCGCAAAACTGAATCACTAGATACACTCTATTTATGCCTGTATCTCTTTTTATAGCTTATTATGAATCCGCATACATTTTGTTTAGGGGGTGATCCTGCAAGAATAATATTTAGATTCTATAATTATGGAAATTTATAGAAGTTTTAATATTTAAAAATGTATACGTATACAATCTTGGGAGTTTTCATCAAAAATAAAGAAAAAACAATTAGGGGGAAGATTAGTTATGATTAAGCGCAGCAAATGGTTTGTCATTGCTAGTGCACTGTTTATGTTGGTACTGGCAGGTTGCGGTAATCAAACGGCTGATGATGGCGGTCAAGCCGCGGAGGAGGCCGGAACAGAGCAGGCAGTTGAACTCGTTTTATCCCATACAGCTTTACCTGGCACTCCCATCTATCTCACTTATGAAAAATTTAAAGAAGAGCTGGAAGAGCGTACCGAAGGAAGTGTCACAGTCAAAATTCACCATAGTGCCACTTTAGCTGGTGATACCCAAGGGATAGAGATGTTACAAAACGGCACTTTAGATATTGCCTCTGCGGCAACGAACAATATGGCCCCGTTTACAGATTTGTTCCTGGTGTTTGATCTGCCGTATATATTTGAGGATGTGTATGCTACTCACAAGGTGCTAAACGGAGATGTTGGGCAAGAGTTTAAGGAAAAGGCAGAAGAGGAGTTAGATTTGAAGCTGCTCTTTTTCCTTGATCCTGGTACTCAGCGAGATGTCATGAACTCAAAGAGGGAAGTGCGTGTGCCTGAAGATTTAAGAGGACTGCGCTTCCGTACAGCTGAAAGCCCAATAGAAATGGCCTATGTGGAAGCATTGGGTGCTGTAGCTACACCGATTACTTGGGTTGAGGTATATTCTGCCCTTGAACAAGGTGTAGTCGACGGTTTGGCGCAACAA contains:
- the thpR gene encoding RNA 2',3'-cyclic phosphodiesterase, which codes for MKTNKYSFKTETRDTKRLFIALPLPYAVRQHLKERASQCKRQWPFKKWVHVEDYHLTLKFLGDTTLTRLPRLNRSLAEIASCFSPFKLSLENLGVFGDPSRPRILWIGVQGELDVLNNLQHKVEEEMAKLGYPADNRPYRPHVTLARTYRGKQTFDIRSLNQGVQLNSDKITWQVKEVVLYESRADLLPMYKPQLIVQLGHKFGNYYSQ
- a CDS encoding ABC transporter permease, whose protein sequence is MKKAVTQASKRTSTASGADQNERMFLDVEQLARNRIQEFVTEAVRYWQLIASSGLLFTVVVLLIIGMIYYDQIVAWIPDWMPMGFIYAVVFCWLVARAPQRHFLHEADLIFLTPVESRMDDYFRHTYRYNLMLQSAAVVVTSILLYPFWRDTVAAAEQPVWVYFLIPLVLKGWNFSSHWNMLRHMDERKVEIHRGLRILFSFIFLLWWFYQGPAWLLPMLVLPLVAFFLYERKVVRSHGYRWMRLLELERKQLSRFYAFCQAFVDVPHMGTRVRKRPWLSYVTALLPFNRTSVYRYLYLKTFIRAQDYLGIYVRLTLIGTVMIYVLNEVWVKGLVYLLFLFVAATQLQAVWTHHQQQFWHQLFPLSHREQRDSFVWMCRVVLGMQALVMFMPILVSGSLISVQLMILAAATAFIYFFTRRIGMRISAL
- a CDS encoding ABC transporter ATP-binding protein, whose translation is MRPLLQVEHVTGGYTATKPVIHDISFDINAGEIVSLIGLNGAGKSTTIKHILGLLSPHEGSIMIDGCSFKDDPDRYRSLYSYIPESPVYYEELNLWEHLELAAMAYGLDRLTFEKRAEHLLQEFRMEKKKHQFPAQFSKGMKQKLMIMMAFLVQPKLYIVDEPLLGLDPLGIRSLLEWLVACKEKGAGILMSTHILATAERYCDRFVIIHEGRIRAKGTLEELRQMSGMPAASLDDIYLTLTEVDER
- a CDS encoding LacI family DNA-binding transcriptional regulator yields the protein MVSSKLVAKLAGVSQATVSRVINGSPHVRKETREKVERAMKELGYRPNMIARSLVLNRTKTLALISGGLENPFYSEVATAIINTATVKGYNTLVYFEQSHGMDEIIDEVLSHHVEGIIISSINLQHPIYDTLEQSGIPFIMINRKHQKEGHYVVLDNHTAGRLAMEHLVQLGHQRIGMVLGPANISTFLERKEGALQVLEENGIKFNPAYLQEVNLTAQDIKSAVTELVYLANPPTALLCGTDHIALIAMDILLSMNLRIPDDISVIGFDDIALAGHQAIQLTSVAHNIEQMGELGVNLLVNLIEEENNTSAYKQIQLKPHLVIRNTTAKLNH
- a CDS encoding guanylate kinase, giving the protein MPLEGRALLFVGPDGSGRFTLANAIGVTLHIPMVTSYTTRPKLPRETDGKEYNFVTEDTFKEMQGAGEFIEVVQMDGFYYGIRKQDCQDLLEKAGSLIAILSPEGCEIFKREFTKTLTIFVYADRDTVIQRQIERGDDPETIKRHLSHYEEIMAYKDKCDISIPNYDLASTAQELTKRIEEFLGIEHHPDSKY
- a CDS encoding DUF418 domain-containing protein, with the protein product MSLHPTSPQERLEVLDQIRGFALLGILLANMAFFASPVVYIQMAGIDEWESLGDKLALWGIQFFAEAKFFTMFSFLFGLGFVLFMERAEAKGYSVLPLFTRRLVVLFIIGMIHAFFIWAGDILMLYSVLSFILLFFRRSSPKTLLAWAVGLWAVPVVVVTLLLAPGFGGEFSDPQWEQSAYHYIERSIAAYGSGTFLEITAQRMFDYLFMAINSIFVAPLVLAMFLTGLYVGKRRFYQQLHQHETLFRRIRLLSLCIGVPAALLQVYSHQQMLHTGLTLYQWLHFVSVCVAGPGLCFFYITSLLQLCRRQRWQRRLAYLAPVGRMALTNYLLQSIICTLLFYNYGLGLYNQVAPVWWVIIAAVLYPLQVCFSRIWLGHFRYGPAEWLWRSLTYWSWQPLKK